A single region of the Eleginops maclovinus isolate JMC-PN-2008 ecotype Puerto Natales chromosome 4, JC_Emac_rtc_rv5, whole genome shotgun sequence genome encodes:
- the LOC134862969 gene encoding serine/arginine-rich splicing factor 7-like, whose protein sequence is MSRHGRSGGGEMKVYVGNLGSGAGKSELERAFGFYGPLRTVWIARNPPGFAFVEFEDPRDADDAVRELDGKQLCGSRVRVELSSGSPRRSRYDRSSSRRPFDPSDKCYECGEKGHYAYDCRRRGRRSGRSRSRSRSRSRGRRHSRSRSRGRRSVSPRGSRSVSPRRSRSNTAPQRARPRSRSRSRSRSLSRSRARPRSRSRSKSRSRSKSGSRPRARPRSTSRGPSRSGSMGRSGSPARSPSSAGSRGRDD, encoded by the exons ATGAGCAGACACGGCCGCAGCGGGGGAGGAG AGATGAAGGTGTACGTGGGGAACCTGGGCTCGGGGGCCGGCAAGAGTGAGCTGGAGCGAGCCTTCGGGTTCTACGGGCCCCTCAGGACTGTCTGGATCGCCAGGAACCCTCCGGGCTTTGCCTTCGTCGAGTTCGAAGACCCGAGAGACGCCGATGACGCCGTCCGAGAGCTAGACGGAAA GCAGCTGTGTGGCAGTCGGGTGAGGGTGGAGCTCTCGTCAGGAAGTCCCCGGCGCTCGCGGTATGACCGCTCCTCCAGCCGGCGGCCATTCGACCCGAGCGATAAGTGCTACGAGTGCGGAGAGAAAGGTCACTACGCCTATGACTGCCGGCGCCGCGGCCGCCGCAGTGGGAGGAGCAG GTCCAGGTCTCGCTCTAGGTCTCGAGGGAGGCGTCACTCCCGCagcaggagcagagggaggag GTCCGTCTCCCCACGAGGCTCTCGCTCCGTCTCCCCAAGAAGGTCCAGATCGAACACAGCGCCACAGAGAGCCAG ACCCAGGTCAAGGTCCAGGTCCAGATCCAGGTCATTGTCCAGGTCCAGAGCTAGACCCAGGTCCAGGTCTAGGTCAaagtccaggtccaggtccaaGTCAGGGTCCAGACCAAGAGCCAGACCCAGGTCCACGTCCAGAGGCCCGAGCAG gtcCGGATCCATGGGCCGCTCTGGATCTCCAGCCAGGAG